The stretch of DNA CTCTCGAACCTGCTCATCATGCACAAAGTGGCCGATCTGAACGAGATTTGGCGGCAGTACGTGGCCTGCGCCAAAAGCCTTGGGACTGCTGACGGAGGCGGACACCAGGGTCATTTATCGGCAAAAGCACGACTCCATGCGGCTGACCAAGGAAGCGCTGGGGTTGACCGAGGCAGAGTGCGAGCACGTGGAGAACCTACCTGGTGTGGGCTGTGGAAGGTCGGGAATCGGTCTTTCATTGTCGCCAACCAAGTCACCACGGACGAGCTGGCTGTGTTTGGCACCGATGAGAGGATGCCTGCCACGGCGATTGGATGACGGGAATCCGTTGGTTTCCATTGGGCTGATAGCGACCTCCGTATACGTGGTCCTCGGTCTATTGATCCAAGGAGCCGCGCATCTGGCGTATTCCGCGAGCTGCGGCACCTCGGCACCTTGGGATTTCAGCCCCGCAGCACTTCCTGGACTCCTGACCGGNNACATGGGTTGGATACTGCAGGTTACCGGTTCCTGCAGTATCGGCACCGGACAGCTGTGGTTGCTCATTGCCCCAGTCCTTATCGTCGTCGCGTTGGCTACGCTAGCGGGTGTTCTGGGACTGCGCACCTGGCGCCAATCAGGTGCATGGCTCCGTCAAGACATCCTCAGCCGCGACGGCGTCGCACGGAGGGCAGAAATCGCCCGTGAGTTCGGCACCAAGGCAGCCCTGAAACGTGGACGCTACACTCATCCCGTNGTGAAAGACCCCAAAGTGGAGGAAGTCTCTTGGACCATCGGNAAATCCCGCGGCGTCACAGTCCACGTCTCCACCGAAGAATCCCTCGTCATCCAAGGTGCCCCGCGCAAGGGCCTCTACATCGTCATCAACGCTATTCTCGATGCGCCCGGCGCCGTCGTCACCACTTCAACACGGGCCGACAACCTCGTCGTGACCATGAGAGCCCGAGCCACCAACGGACGCCCCGTCACTGTCTTCGACCCGCAGGGGATGTCAGGGCTGCCCTCAACACTGCGCTGGTCACCCGCNNGCGGCTGCCAAGACCCTGATGTTGCAAGCCGCCGTGCATTGGTCATCTCAGCTGACAGTGCGCTCAAAGGTGAGAACGTCGCCTGGCAAAAGCGCTCGCAGATAGTGCTGCAATGTTTGCTGCACGCGGCTGCACTGTCAGGGGAGGGTGTATCGGCTTTTCGCCGCTGGGCCTCAAACCCAGTCCTTGCGAGGGAGGCGCTGGCAATCCTTGACAGGCCGGAGGCTGCGCTCGGTTGGCAGGCAGACCTCATGGGCATCATCGACGATGACCCACGCAACACCTCCAACTCATGGATTGGTGTCACAGCCGCAGCCGCNCCGTTGTCCTCGCCGAAAGTACTCGCGGCTCTGGACCCNGAAAGGAGCAGCGAACAATTCGACCCGAAGGCCTTCATTGAACAACGAGGCACCCTGTACTTGATAGGCACCAAGAGCGGGGCCGCCGCCGCAGCCCTACCNNTGTCCGCGCTGATTGACGATATTGACTATGCCGCCCGGGAAATGGCCTTCGTGGTGGCAGGTGGTCGGCTGGATCCACCGCTGTCACTGATCCTGGATGAGATCGCTAATCTCTCGCCCTGGCCTGGATTGCCTGTGGCGCTCTCTGATGGAGGCGGCATCGGCATCTCCACACTTGTGGTTCTGCAGTCCCTGTCCCAAGCTCGGTCTGGCTGGTCCATGGATGAAGCCGCGACCATCTGGGATGCAGCCATCATCAAGGTCATCTTCGGCGGCGGC from Arthrobacter polaris encodes:
- a CDS encoding type IV secretory system conjugative DNA transfer family protein translates to MDDGNPLVSIGLIATSVYVVLGLLIQGAAHLAYSASCGTSAPWDFSPAALPGLLTGXMGWILQVTGSCSIGTGQLWLLIAPVLIVVALATLAGVLGLRTWRQSGAWLRQDILSRDGVARRAEIAREFGTKAALKRGRYTHPVVKDPKVEEVSWTIGKSRGVTVHVSTEESLVIQGAPRKGLYIVINAILDAPGAVVTTSTRADNLVVTMRARATNGRPVTVFDPQGMSGLPSTLRWSPAXGCQDPDVASRRALVISADSALKGENVAWQKRSQIVLQCLLHAAALSGEGVSAFRRWASNPVLAREALAILDRPEAALGWQADLMGIIDDDPRNTSNSWIGVTAAAAPLSSPKVLAALDPERSSEQFDPKAFIEQRGTLYLIGTKSGAAAAALPXSALIDDIDYAAREMAFVVAGGRLDPPLSLILDEIANLSPWPGLPVALSDGGGIGISTLVVLQSLSQARSGWSMDEAATIWDAAIIKVIFGGGSDERDLRALAGLIGERTLTFNTRSWSSQGRQDGEQIRESPVIPLHEIRRLPAGTAIMLGRRSRPILLDLREWHKRKDAAELGRSKEQTELELLTGHLKRQSEQQAVTAAEQQEA